A region from the Peromyscus leucopus breed LL Stock chromosome 9, UCI_PerLeu_2.1, whole genome shotgun sequence genome encodes:
- the Cnmd gene encoding leukocyte cell-derived chemotaxin 1 isoform X3: MAENSDKLPITMVGPDDIEFCSPPAYATVTLKPSSPARLLKVGAVVLISGAVLLLFGAIGAFYFWKGNDNHIYNVHYTMSINGKLQDGSMEIDAGNNLETFKMGSGAEEAIEVNDFQNGITGIRFAGGEKCYIKAQAKARVPEVGIVTKQSISSELEGKIMPVKYEENSLIWVAVDQPVKDNSFLSSKVLELCGNLPIFWLKPMYPKEIQRQRREVVRNIAPSTTRRPYSEQRGNPGPRRLSNETRPSVQDDAEPFNPDNPYHAGPVPGQSTDTSALGARILDRGQTHTQVTIR, from the exons ATGGCAGAGAACTCGGACAAACTTCCGATCACCATGGTAGGACCTGATGACATTGAGTTTTGCAGTCCTCCG GCATATGCCACCGTGACCCTGAAACCCTCCAGCCCTGCGCGTCTGCTCAAGGTCGGAGCCGTGGTCCTCATTTCCGGCGCGGTACTGCTGCTCTTCGGCGCCATCGGGGCCTTCTACTTCTGGAAGGGGAATGACAATCAC ATTTACAATGTTCATTACACCATGAGTATCAATGGGAAATTACAAGATGGGTCCATGGAAATAGATGCTGGAAACAACTTGGAGACCTTCAAAATGGGAAGCGGAGCCGAGGAAGCGATTGAAGTTAATGATTTCCAGAAT GGGATCACCGGGATCCGTTTTGCTGGAGGAGAGAAGTGCTACATCAAGGCACAGGCGAAGGCTCGTGTCCCTGAGGTGGGCATTGTGACCAAGCAAAGCATCTCTTCTGAGCTG GAAGGCAAGATCATGCCAgttaaatatgaagaaaactcTCTTATCTGGGTGGCCGTGGATCAGCCTGTGAAGGACAACAGCTTCTTGAGTTCTAAAGTCCTTGAACTCTGTGGCAACCTCCCTATTTTCTGGCTTAAGCCCATGTATCCAAAAG AGAtccaaagacagagaagagaagtaGTAAGAAACATTGCTCCCTCTACCACGAGAAGACCGTACAGTGAACAACGAGGCAACCCAGGCCCTAGAAGACTGAGTAATGAAACCAGGCCTAGTGTTCAGGACGACGCAGAACCTTTCAATCCCGACAATCCTTACCAC GCAGGCCCTGTTCCCGGACAGTCAACTGATACTTCTGCCCTTGGGGCTCGCATCCTAGACAGGGGACAGACTCACACACAGGTGACAATACGCTGA